In Carya illinoinensis cultivar Pawnee chromosome 7, C.illinoinensisPawnee_v1, whole genome shotgun sequence, the following are encoded in one genomic region:
- the LOC122316184 gene encoding uncharacterized protein LOC122316184, producing MRQAAQKIENLAVLSSQQTTNPTTTTQTLQWNAPPANVYKVNWDSAVDKVNCKVGVGTIIRDWEGRVIACMRMCKPLFPNPYLAEAFGALHSAKLAIDIGLKQIKLEGDAMNVINDIKGNKASWKQTGLIINDIKQVLRGFDSFSIDFTPRSCNNLAHCLARNALNITDVLVDIEDIPSCIASLL from the coding sequence ATGAGACAGGCTGCacagaaaattgaaaatcttGCCGTTCTTTCCTCTCAGCAAACAACTAATCCTACAACTACTACTCAGACTCTCCAGTGGAATGCTCCCCCTGCTAATGTGTACAAAGTCAACTGGGATTCTGCTGTGGATAAAGTGAATTGCAAAGTGGGTGTTGGGACTATTATTCGTGATTGGGAAGGAAGAGTGATAGCTTGTATGAGGATGTGCAAACCTTTATTTCCTAACCCTTATTTGGCTGAGGCATTTGGTGCTTTGCATTCTGCAAAGTTGGCTATTGACATTGGACTAAAACAGATCAAACTTGAAGGGGATGCAATGAATGTTATAAATGATATTAAAGGCAACAAAGCAAGCTGGAAACAAACTGGTTTGATAATTAATGATATCAAGCAAGTGTTGCGAGGTTTTGATTCCTTTTCAATTGATTTTACACCTAGAAGTTGTAATAATTTGGCTCATTGTCTAGCTAGAAATGCACTAAACATTACTGATGTCCTTGTTGATATTGAGGATATCCCTTCTTGTATTGCATCTTTATTGTAA